A part of Cotesia glomerata isolate CgM1 linkage group LG4, MPM_Cglom_v2.3, whole genome shotgun sequence genomic DNA contains:
- the LOC123262712 gene encoding serine/arginine repetitive matrix protein 2-like isoform X2, whose protein sequence is MENTSETVENNGDISFGEARCNKCEKYKIDFLCLKSKIFKSKELIEKYKILKENLYRAKECTKEKEKLLESERSANKAFRLKMNSEKLAINTVTKEKSQLIKQIEELDTKLQAQTKYNEQLSSKIEELENEYKEKLMDKDLKLSGLKLDNQELKKKLQAYQKKDPKLAKKMELLEKQKKLKKSQPFNSTRHTGLVDLSALDNVSEEPGNSPEHEVDIPLEQEVDISLEDISTRDQGTDTCDLSFEVVPAPRKRGSKKIMRNMECQVGPKLQDQSTITENVSRRQELYPLYCKECHKSLGPKPIDEILNTMTSLSPKLDAIEPPEAPRRSLPFILPSTSTYNDDVTQNAVEIARFASRQDGGQVSQNGGEKIEKRLGRIEKQLKGLQKGQAPCCGHTGGGDLQVNLLTTLLEKVLRKSPVKRKRKELKGRVAKKKVKRNSRVHEKSSRSRKKKRSRMSRSSSRSSSDSLSSENSSSSESSRISSSLRSSSMSRSLSRSSRKSCSRNRKGSSSRNLSRVGSRNRNSPSPKNNKRSLDSRSRNLERSIGSNFKNLSRSSSRNCNGPSPSSKNNKRSRSKNREPSVGYNSKNPSRSSSRNCHSPSPSSKNNKRSNSSSSQNRNQSRNRERFKSLSKELTPRSSSKDSILSRVRKPRRRLISDDELEPFQEPTNSESDISVPKFKNPVSAVKNRPNPEMFSPDLISKTINNTLEVPEPKRKGTKGPKTTAQVQTQLLKKLRKLKTNKPATTPCSGSLTPTEVCEVTKRKRIAHVPKEQGEVTQPVKKRKTRSMAAKKSDCSGEIPKDVMEPENGTENKETKVLESSSPKAILLKEVPAVKRRGRPPKNKEDGVVKKKYTRKTVPGKKAVLESSEASDNVPESLKEVPSENESSLEAENSRKKVLEGLEPEAAEGSEVLESSKTDVENSDVSTVLEKFEVLDKPQAMETSDTPVVENSKESLKVLESSSDQTSKVVESLNSETPDLLEKSIPERSSALSLEALESSDEENSVIERSNVKTSDIKETPELLESSTVKSSEGSKLADIGLPLLDSLIDETLEHEHSVNSPEVMDSLNTESPASPDPEGSIEANLTNILTETSAEPNNLELEPKESNVENILKSPESPDPTSDELILDTATSSESPEISLGIDIAMNIEISEEDTAVRSELKDMVVESSSEASDIEMDVETTLEPASPEPETEVPEIITDTSENATISVPKILEPIKLVTVPRMLPKTIEKPCKSNKPIALGRKSSNAKMPEVIVTKPDSEVLESQNSSMNTRTLRSRTVSISPSRVLPKIRRISPTKNLPEVPLISPGTLENDSKPLESRILINGTAVPRTLVPGITSLVTNVPGTLDHNSSVPGTAALKDSVPATPVPRTLVPGSVTLENSVPGTSVPRTMEPPLTTEILLKNSDSHSENSNVPNEHQRQRSIQNLLDFYLLTRTTPVIIQNSGLHRNVAIMLSDSATKKIITEFQRFLDSEWTCELNNSLIANLRNLEPVSIASALVEVLKERAELHEPLSYEHTPPAPPMTVSQHKFIGFLAKFEIERPGTMEHVMVIIAQSLFKIKTNKDDDEIDVEALQALSRFFILITKIKKDRERARIFLCDALYALQKKTFYILHIFMTCWAEVIPRYDESTMSFLPKRENLTQNGGQGTQNGGSEQDGGQVNQTPSFYSEISETLPLKTVGSPNGGQGSQNGGRGQDGGLGTQNGDPTSQNGGQGTQNGRGRQNDVIETRKKYLVISIATVIKNHRDHSKNDNISQKIINVKRLLKTLYNYPDEFISTKVIENLLEALKVKRDNSCLIAAIVLLAKREGSNWTSQHVVPKLVKMVDTGGARNNAYDILTLLGYILRPFPLNDESKQVENVINRLCQILDAKTDPVEFQEGAAMALMSLARNNFAKSAPTLLRWRPSRPITGELKTKLQHWFESRTPQYWNQFLKNNDLTVGKGSKLK, encoded by the exons atggaaaacaCATCGGAAACAGTTGAGAATAATGGAGACATTAGTTTTGGA GAAGCGAGGTGTAACAagtgtgaaaaatataaaattgacttTTTGTGTCTCAagtcaaaaatattcaaatcaaa agaactaatagaaaaatacaaaatccTGAAAGAAAACCTTTACAGAGCAAAAGAATGcacaaaagaaaaagaaaaactcCTCGAAAGCGAACGAAGCGCAAATAAAGCGTTCCGCCTGAAGATGAACTCAGAAAAGCTGGCAATAAACACagtaacaaaagaaaaatctCAGTTGATAAAACAGATCGAGGAACTAGACACGAAGCTCCAGGCCCAAACAAAGTATAACGAGCAGCTGAGTTCAAAAATCGAGGAGCTGGAGAACGAgtacaaagaaaaattaatggaCAAAGACCTGAAACTTTCAGGACTTAAATTAGACAACCAAGAGCTGAAGAAAAAGCTTCAGGCGTACCAGAAAAAAGACCCGAAGTTAGCGAAGAAAATGGAGCTATTAGAGAAGCAGAAGAAGCTAAAAAAGTCCCAGCCGTTTAACTCGACCCGGCACACGGGCTTGGTCGACCTCTCTGCCCTGGATAACGTCTCCGAGGAACCTGGAAACTCCCCGGAACACGAGGTCGACATTCCCCTGGAGCAAGAGGTTGATATTTCCCTGGAAGACATTTCAACAAGGGACCAAGGAACCGACACCTGCGACCTCTCCTTTGAGGTAGTTCCTGCCCCCAGAAAACGCGGTTCCAAGAAGATCATGCGGAACATGGAGTGCCAGGTCGGTCCCAAGCTCCAGGATCAGTCTACCATAACCGAGAACGTGAGTCGTCGTCAGGAATTGTATCCTCTGTACTGCAAAGAGTGTCACAAATCCCTTGGCCCGAAGCCGATCGACGAAATCTTGAACACCATGACCTCCCTTTCGCCTAAACTTGACGCTATAGAGCCTCCAGAAGCCCCCAGAAGGTCCTTACCATTTATTTTACCCTCCACGAGCACCTACAATGACGATGTAACCCAAAACGCGGTCGAAATAGCGCGATTTGCTTCTCGACAAGATGGCGGACAGGTGTCACAAAATGGCGGAGAGAAAATTGAAAAGAGACTGGGAAGGATTGAAAAACAGCTCAAAGGGTTACAGAAGGGACAGGCTCCGTGTTGTGGACACACTGGTGGAGGGGATTTGCAGGTTAACTTGCTGACGACGCTCCTGGAGAAAGTTTTGAGGAAGAGTCCGGTTAAGAGGAAACGGAAGGAACTGAAGGGAAGAGTTGCTAAGAAAAAAGTCAAGAGGAATTCTCGAGTTCATGAGAAGAGTTCTAGGTCTAGGAAGAAGAAACGTTCGAGAATGTCTAGGAGTTCGTCTAGAAGTTCGTCTGATAGTTTAAGTTCTGAGAACTCGAGTTCTTCTGAAAGTTCTAGAATTTCGAGTTCCTTGAGAAGTTCTTCAATGTCTAGGAGTTTGTCTAGAAGCTCTAGAAAGTCATGTTCCAGGAACCGTAAGGGTTCCAGTTCTAGGAACCTTTCTCGTGTTGGTTCTAGGAACCGTAATAGTCCAAGTCCCAAGAACAACAAACGTTCTTTAGATTCTAGATCTAGGAACCTTGAACGTTCCATAGGTTCCAATTTCAAGAATCTTTCTCGTTCAAGTTCCAGGAACTGTAATGGTCCTAGTCCAAGTTCCAAAAACAACAAACGTTCCAGATCTAAGAACCGTGAGCCCTCCGTAGGTTACAATTCCAAGAATCCTTCTCGTTCAAGTTCCAGGAACTGTCATAGTCCTAGTCCAAGTTCTAAGAACAACAAGCGGTCTAACAGTTCCAGTTCCCAGAATCGCAATCAGTCCAGGAACCGTGAGCGTTTCAAGAGTCTTAGTAAGGAACTAACTCCCAGAAGTTCTTCAAAGGATTCTATTTTGAGCCGCGTTCGTAAACCTAGAAGAAGATTAATATCAGACGACGAACTGGAACCGTTCCAAGAACCAACGAACAGCGAGAGTGATATCAGCGTTCCAAAGTTCAAGAACCCTGTGTCTGCAGTTAAGAACCGACCCAATCCTGAAATGTTTAGTCCAGATTTGATATctaaaactataaataacaCTCTAGAAGTTCCGGAACCTAAACGCAAGGGAACCAAGGGTCCGAAGACTACTGCGCAAGTGCAGACGCAGTTACTCAAGAAGTTGAGGAAATTGAAGACCAATAAACCGGCGACGACTCCCTGTTCCGGTTCCTTGACGCCCACGGAAGTTTGCGAAGTTACGAAGCGCAAAAGAATTGCCCATGTTCCAAAGGAACAGGGAGAGGTTACGCAGCCGGTTAAAAAGAGAAAGACTAGATCGATGGCTGctaagaaaagtgattgttccGGTGAAATACCGAAGGATGTTATGGAACCTGAGAACGGAACCGAGAACAAAGAAACTAAGGTTCTAGAAAGTTCTTCACCGAAGGCTATTTTGTTGAAAGAAGTTCCGGCTGTCAAGAGGCGTGGTAGACCTCCGAAAAATAAGGAGGATGGGGTGGTCAAGAAAAAGTATACTAGAAAAACAGTTCCGGGGAAAAAAGCGGTTCTAGAAAGTTCCGAGGCTTCAGATAATGTTCCAGAAAGTTTAAAAGAAGTTCCAAGTGAAAATGAAAGTAGTTTAGAAGCTGAGAACAGTAGAAAAAAAGTTCTGGAGGGTTTGGAACCTGAAGCAGCTGAGGGTTCGGAAGTTCTGGAAAGTTCCAAGACAGATGTGGAAAATTCTGATGTTAGTACAGTTCTGGAAAAATTTGAGGTTCTAGACAAACCACAAGCTATGGAAACTTCTGATACTCCAGTTGTAGAAAATTCTAAGGAGAGTTTAAAAGTTTTAGAAAGTTCGAGTGATCAAACTTCAAAAGTTGTGGAAAGTTTGAATTCTGAGACTCCGGACCTTCTAGAAAAATCAATTCCAGAACGTTCAAGTGCCCTGTCTTTGGAAGCTCTAGAAAGTTCTGATGAAGAAAATTCAGTTATAGAACGTTCAAATGTTAAGACTTCAGACATCAAAGAGACTCCAGAACTTCTAGAAAGTTCAACTGTCAAATCTTCTGAAGGTAGTAAACTCGCTGACATAGGACTTCCACTTCTAGACAGTTTAATCGACGAGACTCTAGAACATGAACATTCCGTCAACAGTCCAGAAGTTATGGATAGTTTAAACACCGAGTCTCCAGCAAGTCCAGATCCAGAAGGTTCCATTGAAGCGAATCTGACAAATATATTAACTGAAACTTCAGCAGAACCCAATAATCTAGAACTGGAACCAAAAGAATCAAATGTAGAGAACATTCTAAAATCTCCTGAATCTCCAGATCCTACATCTGACGAACTAATTCTAGATACCGCCACAAGTTCTGAATCTCCTGAAATTTCTCTCGGCATCGACATCGCAATGAATATAGAGATTTCCGAAGAAGACACCGCAGTAAGGTCGGAGTTGAAGGATATGGTTGTAGAAAGTTCCTCAGAAGCTTCCGATATCGAGATGGACGTTGAGACGACTCTAGAACCTGCATCTCCAGAACCTGAGACTGAAGTTCCGGAAATAATTACAGATACTTCCGAGAATGCTACAATTTCAGTTCCGAAGATTCTAGAACCAATAAAACTAGTCACAGTACCTAGAATGCTTCCGAAAACTATCGAGAAACCTTGCAAGTCCAACAAACCCATCGCTCTAGGACGCAAAAGTTCCAACGCCAAGATGCCAGAAGTGATCGTCACGAAACCCGATTCTGAAGTTCTCGAAAGCCAGAACAGTTCCATGAATACTAGAACTTTGAGAAGTCGCACTGTTTCTATTAGTCCGTCACGGGTTCTGCCAAAAATTCGTAGAATTTCACCAACAAAAAATCTTCCAGAAGTTCCGCTGATATCTCCTGGAACTCTAGAAAATGACTCGAAGCCTTTAGAATCTAGAATCTTGATTAATGGAACAGCTGTTCCTAGAACCTTAGTTCCCGGAATAACCAGTCTTGTCACTAATGTTCCTGGAACATTGGATCATAATAGCTCAGTTCCTGGAACAGCAGCTCTTAAAGACTCAGTTCCTGCAACACCAGTTCCCAGAACATT AGTTCCTGGATCAGTGACTCTTGAAAACTCAGTTCCTGGAACATCCGTTCCTAGAACCATGGAACCACCATTAACAACTGAAATCTTACTAAAAAATTCCGATTCTCATTCAGAAAATTCAAATGTTCCAAATGAACATCAACGCCAAAGAAGCATCCAGAACCTTCTAGATTTCTACCTCTTGACAAGAACCACGCCTGTGATCATCCAGAACTCTGGCTTGCACAGAAATGTTGCCATAATGCTGTCAGACTCCGCGACGAAGAAAATCATAACCGAGTTCCAGCGATTTCTAGACTCCGAATGGACTTGCGAACTCAACAACAGTTTAATCGCGAACTTGAGAAACCTGGAACCCGTCAGCATCGCTAGTGCTCTTGTAGAAGTTCTGAAAGAACGCGCAGAACTACATGAACCTCTAAGTTACGAACACACGCCACCAGCGCCTCCTATGACTGTTTCTCAGCATAAGTTCATCGGGTTCTTGGCCAAATTCGAAATTGAACGACCTGGAACCATGGAACACGTCATGGTTATCATTGCTCAATCATTGTTCAAGATTAAAACGAACAAAGACGACGATGAAATCGATGTCGAAGCTCTGCAGGCACTGTCTAGGTTCTTTATTTTGATTACCAAGATCAAGAAAGATCGGGAACGTGCTAGAATTTTCTTATGCGACGCCCTCTACGCTcttcagaaaaaaactttttatatcttACATATCTTTATGACTTGCTGGGCTGAAGTTATTCCACGTTATGACGAAAGTACCATGAGTTTTTTACCGAAAAGGGAAAATTTGACACAAAATGGCGGCCAGGGAACACAAAATGGCGGCTCTGAACAAGATGGCGGTCAAGTAAACCAAACTCCAAGCTTTTATAGCGAAATTAGTGAAACTTTACCTTTAAAGACTGTTGGAAGCCCAAATGGAGGACAAGGATCACAAAATGGCGGACGTGGACAAGATGGTGGACTAGGAACACAAAATGGAG atcCTACCAGTCAAAATGGCGGACAAGGAACACAAAATGGCCGCGGTAGACAAAATGATGTGATAGAAACccggaaaaaatatttagtaattagtATCGCGactgttattaaaaatcacCGAGATCATTCGAAAAACGATAAcataagtcaaaaaattattaatgtaaaaagATTACTCAAAACTTTGTACAATTATCCCGATGAGTTTATAAGTACGAAGGTAATCGAGAATTTGTTGGAAGCGCTAAAGGTCAAGAGAGACAACAGCTGTTTAATAGCCGCCATTGTTCTGCTCGCCAAGAGAGAGGGCTCGAATTGGACTTCTCAACATGTCGTGCCGAAGTTGGTCAAGATGGTCGACACAGGTGGCGCCAGAAATAACGCCTATGATATTTTAACGTTACTcg gtTATATTTTGCGACCATTCCCACTAAACGATGAAAGCAAACAAGTAGAGAACGTTATCAACCGATTATGTCAGATTTTAGACGCCAAAACTg accCAGTTGAATTTCAAGAAGGAGCCGCAATGGCGCTAATGTCGCTCGCGAGAAACAATTTTGCCAAAAGTGCGCCGACACTTCTCAGATGGCGCCCCAGTCGGCCAATCACAGGCGAGCTAAAGACTAAGCTCCAGCACTGGTTCGAGTCGAGGACACCGCAATATTGGAACCAGTTCCTCAAAAATAATGACCTCACAGTTGGAAAAGGGTCCaagttgaaataa